The Chryseobacterium aureum genome contains a region encoding:
- the hisIE gene encoding bifunctional phosphoribosyl-AMP cyclohydrolase/phosphoribosyl-ATP diphosphatase HisIE: MKIDFNKDNGLVPVVIQDNRTLQVLMLGYMNEEAFEKTKKEGIVTFFSRSKNRLWTKGEESGNFLTVKSIDVDCDQDTILIKAVPKNVVCHTGSFSCFGEKNTKGFLYELEEKISQRIDMKAEGSYTYSLYQRGINKMAQKVGEEAVELVIEAKDHNEELFKNEAADLLYHFLILLKAKGFSMDEIEKVLQDRDQ; this comes from the coding sequence ATGAAAATAGATTTTAATAAAGATAACGGGCTTGTTCCGGTAGTCATTCAGGATAACAGAACACTGCAGGTTCTGATGTTGGGGTACATGAATGAAGAAGCTTTTGAAAAAACAAAGAAAGAAGGAATTGTTACTTTTTTCAGCCGCTCCAAAAACAGACTCTGGACAAAAGGTGAGGAATCCGGTAATTTCTTAACGGTAAAGAGTATTGATGTAGACTGTGATCAGGACACCATTTTAATTAAAGCCGTTCCCAAGAATGTGGTTTGCCATACAGGAAGCTTTAGCTGCTTCGGAGAAAAGAATACGAAAGGGTTTTTGTATGAACTGGAAGAAAAGATTTCCCAAAGGATAGACATGAAAGCTGAAGGTTCTTATACCTATTCACTTTACCAGAGAGGAATCAATAAAATGGCTCAGAAAGTAGGAGAGGAAGCCGTAGAATTGGTCATAGAAGCCAAAGATCATAACGAAGAGCTCTTTAAGAATGAAGCCGCAGACCTGCTGTATCACTTCCTGATTCTGTTGAAAGCCAAAGGATTTTCAATGGATGAGATTGAAAAAGTTCTTCAGGACAGAGATCAATAA
- a CDS encoding glycosyltransferase family 39 protein codes for MKLGYLSFFFFAAIIFFWGCYYYYPFFSDDSLISLRYAQRFIQGKGLTWNDGHPVEGYSNLLWVLGVAALGKMGIDLILAARILGVLCSLGTLGAIFYYVKTQNIKKEYLFFALLLLVTTPCFLVWAIGGLEQPLYIFLLTLTLIEVSKIINDKSFRTLYLLSLWLGLLALTRPDGFLFTVLTSGFLLMTLGRNKEQFIKIGLATAVIPTLFLLGQLAFRYDFYGEFVPNTALVKVKVTIHHILRGGFYNFKAFCGTLLLSGLGLVSLYALLKQKSLFGYYLLLIITAWIGYVTSVGGDIFPAFRHYYAVLILFVFSIIFGLPYMKKIKPETKQAKFAIAILLIANTLVQSKITDNKNAVDERWEFKGIKLGEILKETFPHQTLIAVTSAGCIPYSSELPAIDMLGLNDYYIPRHPPKNFGSGALAHELGDANYVVKRNPDIMIFHVGDEPNFNIGDQMKANKIFNKDYIKVRAKAGALDYILFFNKYGKNTGIQRSGNTLTIPAYFFNASSEDRSIFSGHQLIKTMDKDKAYTLAIDPIVQGDWQIKSTKGESTDFNTGIAHRDGQLWITLTPNTPISLESIVLERKN; via the coding sequence ATGAAGCTAGGATATCTGTCCTTTTTTTTCTTTGCAGCCATAATCTTTTTTTGGGGATGTTATTATTACTATCCTTTTTTTTCGGATGACAGTTTAATATCACTGCGTTATGCACAACGTTTTATCCAGGGAAAAGGTCTTACCTGGAATGACGGCCATCCTGTGGAAGGTTACTCTAATTTGCTTTGGGTACTGGGGGTTGCTGCACTGGGAAAAATGGGAATAGATCTTATCCTTGCTGCAAGAATATTAGGCGTCCTATGTTCACTGGGGACCTTAGGAGCTATTTTTTATTATGTTAAGACTCAAAATATAAAAAAAGAATATCTCTTTTTTGCCCTGCTGTTATTGGTCACAACGCCATGTTTTCTGGTTTGGGCTATCGGAGGGCTTGAACAGCCTTTATATATTTTCCTGCTGACGTTAACATTGATTGAAGTATCCAAAATTATCAACGATAAAAGTTTCAGAACCCTCTATCTATTATCTCTCTGGCTGGGGCTTCTGGCACTTACCAGACCAGACGGATTCCTGTTTACAGTCCTGACATCCGGATTTTTACTGATGACGCTGGGGCGAAATAAAGAACAATTTATTAAAATAGGATTAGCAACCGCAGTAATTCCTACCTTATTTCTTCTGGGGCAGCTTGCATTTCGCTATGACTTTTATGGAGAATTTGTTCCAAATACCGCATTAGTAAAGGTAAAAGTAACAATTCATCATATTCTTCGGGGTGGTTTTTATAACTTCAAAGCTTTTTGTGGAACTTTGCTTTTATCCGGATTGGGGTTGGTTTCACTCTACGCTCTTTTAAAACAGAAATCTCTTTTCGGATATTATTTATTACTTATCATTACAGCATGGATCGGGTATGTAACATCCGTTGGGGGAGATATTTTCCCCGCGTTCAGACATTATTACGCCGTACTTATCCTGTTTGTTTTTTCAATTATTTTTGGATTGCCTTATATGAAAAAGATTAAACCGGAAACAAAGCAAGCAAAATTTGCTATTGCCATCCTTTTAATTGCTAACACTTTAGTTCAATCTAAAATAACAGACAATAAAAATGCAGTTGACGAAAGATGGGAATTCAAAGGAATAAAACTGGGAGAAATTTTAAAAGAAACTTTTCCTCATCAAACTCTTATTGCTGTAACGTCTGCCGGATGTATTCCCTATTCTTCAGAACTGCCAGCCATAGACATGCTTGGACTGAATGATTATTATATTCCGAGGCATCCCCCAAAAAACTTTGGAAGCGGAGCTTTAGCCCATGAGCTGGGAGATGCCAATTATGTTGTAAAAAGAAATCCTGACATTATGATTTTCCATGTAGGTGATGAGCCCAACTTTAATATCGGAGATCAGATGAAAGCAAATAAAATCTTTAACAAAGATTATATTAAGGTAAGGGCCAAAGCAGGAGCGCTGGATTATATCCTGTTTTTTAATAAATACGGAAAAAATACAGGTATTCAAAGGAGTGGAAATACCTTAACGATTCCTGCATACTTTTTCAATGCTTCTTCAGAAGATAGAAGCATCTTTTCCGGGCATCAACTTATAAAAACAATGGATAAAGACAAAGCGTATACTTTAGCCATTGATCCTATTGTGCAGGGTGACTGGCAGATAAAAAGTACTAAGGGAGAAAGTACAGATTTTAACACCGGTATTGCCCACAGGGATGGACAGCTATGGATTACCCTTACTCCCAATACCCCAATCTCTTTAGAAAGCATTGTTCTGGAAAGAAAGAATTGA
- a CDS encoding response regulator: MIKVAITDDHPLLLEGLKNILGNSSTIDVVDCFRNVSEMNAGLAKQAVDILLLDINLVDTNSIELIRPLKKKYSNLQIIILSVHNELPVINSTLAEGALGYIQKNASVSEILEGITSVYEGKKFLCSQTQSVLEKKSADGLNHVPKLTRREKEILGEAAKGLTTNQMAEKLFISPHTVESHRKNLIEKFQTSNLSSAIKLAIEYGLIIE, translated from the coding sequence ATGATAAAAGTAGCCATCACAGACGATCATCCACTTCTATTAGAAGGGCTTAAAAATATTTTAGGAAACAGCAGTACCATAGATGTTGTAGATTGTTTCAGAAACGTTTCCGAAATGAATGCAGGCCTTGCAAAACAAGCGGTTGATATTTTATTGCTGGATATCAACCTGGTGGATACCAACAGCATTGAGCTCATCAGGCCTTTAAAGAAAAAGTACAGCAATCTTCAGATTATCATTCTTAGTGTTCATAATGAACTGCCTGTTATCAACAGTACCTTGGCTGAAGGAGCGCTGGGATATATTCAGAAAAATGCTTCGGTTTCTGAGATTCTGGAAGGAATTACCAGCGTGTATGAAGGAAAAAAGTTTTTATGTTCCCAAACGCAGTCTGTGTTGGAGAAAAAATCAGCAGATGGGTTGAATCATGTTCCGAAGTTGACGCGAAGGGAAAAGGAAATTCTGGGGGAAGCAGCGAAAGGGCTTACCACCAATCAGATGGCTGAAAAACTTTTCATCAGCCCGCATACTGTGGAAAGCCACCGGAAGAATCTTATTGAAAAGTTTCAGACCTCCAATCTTAGCTCAGCCATAAAACTGGCGATAGAATACGGTTTAATTATTGAGTAA
- a CDS encoding ATP-binding protein, with protein sequence MHRLLFIFTLIICPFFVQAQDVLSKLEREYSHALNNTEEQLNLAPKYATALFFHDIKPKSYQILQTNISIAAKQADGKYAAILYAVQAMNYRLDNKSTESAKSLVMAKTYSLKTASNEAKGYVQYAKGWILTRDNKTTEAVAAYLKAIEYYENSPTTSTLYGRLGNTAKELSAIYSDLNEFQLEEKYSKQFLLLASKQNDPNLIFDAYMRMGYVYEQKYTQEPSNTAFRNKTEQYYLQAIATFNKNKDAMLSRNSLSYAAINLANLYTGFDSNKAMQYAQLANKVSLEIGDAIHIASSFGILAELALQNKNYDLAKSYFLKASMEIGKSPVRNHMIELSILESLSRISEEQGNYKEALAYYKSYVDKYKSVYDQEKLDITKRLESQFDKERQEQKYIKLQLESDKKAQEIKLINILRAQREQVYNNLKLVEENQRERLKFSELESEKKEQQLRLAKLETQQKNNDINTFKKLLAFKEKINTYYIFFIIFFIVLILLLLYAYKQRAKSMKQRDELHALALEKEKQNSKISTLTALLEGQEQERGRLARDLHDGLGGLLSGTKHQLSYLTPHQSENIEEGISKSIGQIDEAVEELRRVAHNLMPDLLLKYGLEAAIQDFASRVSNSALEIHTEFINYSNSISQEKQLIVYRIIQELVNNAIKHAHTSEIIVQISEEENLLNLIVEDNGSGFDPKSLSMRKTAGFHNIEIRVQFLKGTMNITSELNVGTSVELQIPIH encoded by the coding sequence ATGCACAGGTTATTATTTATATTCACTTTAATTATTTGTCCGTTTTTTGTTCAGGCGCAGGATGTTTTAAGCAAATTGGAAAGAGAATATAGCCACGCTTTAAACAATACAGAAGAACAGTTGAATCTGGCTCCCAAATATGCCACTGCCTTATTTTTTCATGATATTAAACCGAAATCTTATCAGATTTTACAAACGAATATTTCCATTGCTGCAAAACAGGCCGATGGGAAGTACGCCGCTATTTTGTATGCTGTACAGGCCATGAATTATCGTCTTGATAATAAAAGTACGGAATCTGCGAAAAGTTTGGTAATGGCCAAAACGTATAGTTTAAAAACAGCCAGCAATGAAGCCAAAGGTTATGTACAATATGCCAAAGGCTGGATTCTGACCCGTGATAACAAAACAACGGAAGCCGTTGCTGCTTATCTGAAAGCCATTGAATATTACGAAAACTCGCCAACAACTTCCACACTATATGGTAGATTGGGCAATACGGCAAAGGAGCTATCTGCCATTTATTCTGATCTGAATGAATTTCAGCTGGAAGAAAAATACAGCAAACAGTTTCTACTGCTGGCTTCCAAACAAAATGATCCCAATCTTATCTTCGATGCCTACATGCGGATGGGCTATGTATATGAACAAAAATATACACAGGAGCCATCCAATACTGCATTTAGGAATAAAACAGAGCAGTATTATTTACAGGCCATTGCTACTTTCAATAAAAATAAAGATGCTATGCTTAGCAGAAACAGCCTTTCTTATGCTGCCATCAATTTAGCAAATTTATATACGGGGTTTGACAGCAATAAAGCAATGCAATATGCACAGCTTGCTAATAAAGTAAGTCTGGAAATAGGTGATGCTATTCATATTGCTTCTTCATTTGGAATTTTAGCAGAATTGGCATTACAGAATAAAAATTATGATTTAGCCAAGTCTTATTTCCTGAAAGCTTCTATGGAAATTGGAAAAAGCCCGGTAAGAAATCATATGATAGAATTGTCTATTCTTGAATCTCTCTCCAGAATTAGCGAAGAACAGGGCAATTATAAAGAAGCGCTGGCATATTATAAAAGCTATGTTGACAAATACAAAAGTGTTTATGACCAGGAAAAACTGGATATTACCAAAAGACTGGAATCTCAGTTTGATAAAGAAAGACAGGAGCAGAAATATATAAAACTCCAGCTGGAAAGTGATAAAAAAGCCCAGGAAATTAAGCTGATTAATATTTTGCGTGCACAGCGGGAACAGGTTTATAATAACCTGAAGCTGGTAGAAGAAAACCAGCGTGAGCGCCTGAAGTTTTCAGAGCTTGAATCCGAGAAAAAAGAACAGCAGCTTCGCCTGGCAAAACTGGAAACCCAGCAGAAGAACAACGATATCAATACTTTTAAAAAGCTTTTGGCATTCAAGGAAAAGATCAATACGTACTATATCTTTTTTATTATCTTTTTCATTGTTCTGATTCTCTTATTGCTGTATGCCTATAAACAGCGTGCTAAATCTATGAAACAAAGAGATGAGCTGCATGCCCTGGCCCTGGAAAAAGAGAAACAAAACTCAAAAATATCCACGCTTACCGCATTGCTGGAAGGGCAGGAGCAGGAGCGTGGCCGTCTCGCCCGTGATCTCCATGACGGATTGGGGGGTCTGCTTTCAGGAACGAAACACCAGTTGTCTTATCTTACTCCTCATCAGTCAGAAAATATAGAAGAAGGAATTTCAAAATCTATAGGCCAGATTGATGAAGCGGTCGAGGAGCTGAGACGTGTAGCACACAATTTAATGCCGGATTTATTACTGAAATATGGCTTGGAAGCCGCTATTCAGGACTTTGCCTCCCGTGTATCCAATAGCGCATTAGAAATTCATACAGAATTTATCAATTACAGTAATTCTATATCACAGGAAAAGCAGCTTATTGTTTACAGAATTATTCAGGAGTTGGTTAATAATGCCATAAAGCACGCTCATACTTCCGAGATTATTGTACAGATTAGTGAAGAAGAAAATCTGTTAAACCTTATAGTGGAGGACAACGGTAGTGGTTTTGATCCTAAAAGCTTAAGTATGAGAAAAACAGCAGGTTTTCATAATATAGAAATCAGAGTTCAATTTTTAAAAGGAACGATGAATATCACCTCCGAACTTAATGTCGGTACCAGTGTAGAACTTCAAATCCCTATTCATTAA
- the rpmI gene encoding 50S ribosomal protein L35, protein MPKLKTKSGAKKRFALTGSGKIKRKNAYKSHILTKKETKQKRNLTTTSYVAKVDEKSVQRQLAIK, encoded by the coding sequence ATGCCAAAATTAAAAACGAAATCAGGTGCTAAAAAGCGTTTTGCTCTTACTGGTTCTGGTAAGATCAAAAGAAAAAATGCTTACAAAAGCCACATCTTAACTAAGAAAGAAACGAAGCAGAAGAGAAATCTTACTACTACTTCTTACGTAGCTAAAGTGGACGAGAAAAGCGTTCAACGTCAATTAGCCATTAAGTAG
- the rplT gene encoding 50S ribosomal protein L20, giving the protein MPRSVNAVASRARRKKIFKQAKGFFGRRKNVWTVAKNAVEKAMQYAYRGRKEKKRNFRALWITRINAGTREHGMSYSQFMGALKKNNIELNRKVLADLAMNHPEAFKAVVDQVK; this is encoded by the coding sequence ATGCCAAGATCAGTAAATGCCGTAGCTTCAAGAGCTCGCAGAAAGAAAATTTTTAAGCAAGCTAAAGGTTTCTTCGGAAGAAGAAAGAACGTTTGGACTGTAGCTAAAAACGCGGTAGAAAAAGCAATGCAATATGCTTACCGTGGTAGAAAAGAGAAGAAAAGAAATTTCAGAGCACTTTGGATCACTCGTATCAACGCGGGAACCAGAGAGCACGGAATGTCTTACTCTCAATTTATGGGAGCTCTTAAAAAGAACAACATCGAACTTAACAGAAAAGTTTTAGCAGATTTAGCAATGAATCACCCTGAAGCTTTCAAAGCTGTTGTAGATCAAGTAAAATAA
- a CDS encoding M28 family peptidase codes for MKKFTTFLCTAFVMQYIGAQSFIQAYKDRADMVTQANITANLQEFSNLGVKTTGSVANANTLTWIKNKYLSYGYTASQIVESPFTFGSTSSKNLIITKTGTLYPNKYVIICGHFDTIYGPGVNDNGSGTSIILEAARILRNVPTEYSIKFIHFSGEEQGLKGSSHYVNNVVYQGGVKKLDIKLVFNLDQVGGVKGNNNNTVYCDEDQGGLSSNNAASAAVTQQLRNCTALYSPLQTAVDPAADTDYIPFEQKGEVITGFFERIRSTYPHSSKDTFTNMDPVYVYNIGKATVGALQHFATAATALSKAAAKNSLESVKIYPNPANNVLNIDLPDSKETHFSFEISNTLGRTLLKVNNERKIEVSGLQNGVYIGVLKLGEETLVKNIMIER; via the coding sequence ATGAAAAAATTCACAACATTTTTGTGCACTGCATTTGTGATGCAGTACATCGGGGCTCAAAGTTTTATTCAGGCTTACAAAGACAGAGCGGATATGGTTACCCAGGCCAATATTACTGCCAATCTTCAGGAGTTTAGTAATTTAGGCGTAAAAACTACTGGTTCTGTAGCCAATGCCAATACCCTGACCTGGATCAAAAACAAGTACCTTTCTTACGGCTATACAGCCAGCCAGATTGTGGAAAGCCCGTTTACTTTTGGAAGCACCAGTTCAAAAAATTTAATCATTACCAAAACCGGAACGCTTTATCCCAACAAATATGTCATTATTTGCGGGCATTTCGACACCATTTACGGACCAGGAGTAAATGATAATGGCAGTGGAACCTCTATTATTCTTGAAGCGGCAAGAATTCTGAGAAATGTACCTACTGAATATTCCATTAAGTTTATCCATTTTTCCGGTGAGGAGCAGGGATTGAAGGGAAGCAGCCATTATGTGAATAATGTGGTATATCAGGGAGGGGTCAAAAAATTAGATATCAAGCTGGTCTTCAATCTGGATCAGGTAGGCGGAGTGAAAGGAAACAACAACAATACCGTCTATTGTGATGAAGATCAGGGCGGACTTTCCAGCAATAATGCTGCTTCTGCGGCAGTAACTCAGCAGCTGAGAAACTGTACAGCACTCTATTCTCCTCTTCAGACGGCGGTAGATCCTGCTGCTGACACAGATTATATTCCTTTTGAACAGAAAGGTGAAGTGATTACCGGTTTCTTTGAAAGAATCCGAAGTACCTATCCGCACTCTTCAAAAGATACCTTTACCAATATGGATCCCGTGTATGTTTATAATATCGGTAAAGCTACTGTGGGGGCATTACAGCATTTTGCGACCGCTGCAACTGCACTGAGTAAAGCTGCTGCCAAAAATTCTCTGGAATCGGTAAAAATCTATCCAAATCCCGCCAATAATGTCCTGAATATTGACCTCCCTGATTCTAAGGAGACTCATTTCAGTTTTGAGATCAGCAACACTTTGGGAAGAACTCTTTTGAAAGTCAATAATGAAAGAAAGATTGAGGTTTCCGGATTACAGAACGGAGTGTATATCGGAGTGCTGAAATTGGGTGAAGAAACGCTTGTTAAGAATATCATGATCGAGAGATAA
- a CDS encoding M28 family peptidase yields MKKISTFLLASIAVYNVNAQSFIQAYQDRANMVNQTNITTALQEFALLGVKKTGTTANNNALEWLKTKYLSYGYTASQIAEDPFTLGGYTSKNLVITKTGTVYPNKYVIICAHFDSITGTGVNDNGSGTSILLEAARILKDVSTEYSINFIHFSGEEQGLLGSTHYANTVAYQGSNRVLDIKLVFNLDQVGGVMGNNNNTVYCDEDQGGLSSNNAASAAVTQQLRNCTALYSPLQTAVDPAEATDYIPFEQKGEVITGFFERIRSTYPHTVNDTFANTDPVYIYNIGKASVGALQHFAVATGTLGTHETVVKNSLEDIKIYPNPAKDLINIEFPNSGIKNFTFEVTDFQGRSIFKRTNETKINVSGLENGAYLGVLKAGEQTVVRKVMIER; encoded by the coding sequence ATGAAGAAAATTTCTACTTTTTTACTCGCTTCTATTGCTGTGTATAATGTGAATGCCCAAAGTTTCATTCAGGCTTATCAGGATCGGGCGAATATGGTCAACCAAACCAATATTACCACCGCTCTTCAGGAGTTTGCTCTTCTGGGAGTAAAAAAAACAGGCACAACAGCCAATAATAATGCTCTGGAATGGCTTAAAACGAAATATCTTTCCTACGGATATACAGCCAGCCAGATTGCAGAAGATCCGTTTACTTTAGGAGGTTATACCTCTAAAAATCTGGTCATTACTAAAACAGGAACAGTGTATCCCAATAAATATGTGATTATCTGTGCGCATTTCGACAGCATTACCGGAACGGGCGTTAATGATAATGGAAGCGGAACCTCTATCCTTCTTGAAGCAGCACGGATTCTTAAAGATGTTTCTACAGAATATTCTATCAATTTCATTCATTTTTCCGGTGAAGAGCAGGGACTTTTAGGAAGCACACATTATGCTAATACCGTGGCTTATCAGGGGAGTAACCGGGTTTTAGATATAAAACTGGTCTTTAATCTGGATCAGGTAGGCGGTGTAATGGGAAATAATAACAATACCGTTTACTGTGATGAAGATCAGGGAGGGCTTTCTTCAAATAATGCGGCCTCTGCTGCCGTGACTCAGCAGCTGAGAAACTGTACAGCACTTTACTCTCCTCTTCAGACGGCGGTAGATCCTGCGGAAGCCACCGATTATATTCCTTTTGAGCAGAAAGGTGAAGTGATTACCGGTTTCTTTGAAAGAATCAGAAGTACCTATCCGCATACCGTGAACGACACTTTTGCCAATACAGATCCTGTTTACATTTATAATATAGGAAAAGCATCTGTGGGAGCTTTACAGCATTTTGCGGTTGCTACAGGAACATTGGGAACCCATGAAACGGTTGTAAAAAACAGCCTTGAGGACATAAAAATTTACCCCAATCCGGCAAAGGATCTCATTAACATTGAATTTCCTAATTCCGGGATTAAGAATTTCACTTTTGAAGTTACCGATTTCCAGGGACGATCTATTTTCAAGAGAACCAATGAAACAAAAATCAATGTTTCAGGATTGGAAAACGGTGCTTACCTCGGGGTTTTAAAAGCCGGAGAACAAACTGTGGTAAGAAAAGTGATGATCGAAAGATAA
- a CDS encoding M28 family peptidase, with protein MKKIAVFLLASSALQTIGAQSFIQAYKDRADMVTQTNINTNLQEFAGLGVKKTGTAANNNAFDWLKNKYLSYGYTASDFSEDVFTYAGNTSKNLIITKTGTLYPNKYVIICGHYDTIVGAGVSDNGSGTSILLEAARILKDVPTEYSIKFIHFSGEEQGLVGSSHYVSNVAYQGNTRVLDIKLVLNIDQVGGLIGNNNNTINCERDEGGLSSNNAISNTMTQELMTCTTLYSPLQTNLSHAYNSDYMPFEAKGYTITGFYETIESNNQHTVSDTYANLDPVYVFNVGKATVGALQHFAVATTVSSLLNTQEATQKPAEAVRVYPNPAKDLLTVEFQQKVKQFNVEISDMAGNSVLNVENIEKINTSGLKNGVYMVTVKTEKGNTTKKIIISK; from the coding sequence ATGAAAAAAATTGCAGTTTTTTTGCTGGCTTCTTCTGCATTACAAACTATTGGCGCACAGAGTTTTATCCAAGCTTATAAAGACAGGGCAGATATGGTAACCCAAACCAATATCAACACCAACCTTCAGGAGTTTGCAGGACTGGGTGTAAAAAAAACCGGTACTGCAGCTAATAATAATGCTTTTGACTGGCTAAAAAATAAATACCTTTCTTATGGATATACAGCAAGTGACTTTTCTGAAGATGTTTTCACGTATGCAGGTAATACCTCAAAGAATCTCATTATCACCAAAACCGGAACGCTTTACCCTAACAAGTACGTGATCATTTGCGGTCATTATGACACCATTGTTGGAGCTGGGGTAAGTGATAATGGCAGCGGAACATCTATTCTTCTTGAGGCAGCGAGGATTCTGAAAGATGTTCCTACAGAATATTCCATTAAGTTTATCCATTTTTCCGGGGAAGAGCAAGGTCTCGTAGGGAGCAGCCATTACGTAAGCAATGTGGCTTATCAAGGGAACACCCGTGTTCTGGACATCAAACTGGTTTTAAATATTGATCAGGTAGGAGGTCTTATAGGAAATAACAACAATACAATCAACTGTGAAAGAGATGAGGGCGGATTGTCTTCCAACAATGCAATATCAAATACGATGACTCAGGAGCTGATGACCTGCACTACCCTTTACTCTCCTCTTCAGACCAATCTTTCTCATGCCTACAACTCAGATTATATGCCTTTTGAAGCTAAAGGATATACCATTACCGGATTTTATGAAACCATCGAAAGCAATAACCAACATACGGTAAGTGATACTTATGCCAACCTTGATCCGGTGTATGTTTTCAATGTAGGGAAAGCCACCGTGGGCGCATTGCAGCATTTTGCCGTAGCCACTACTGTCAGCAGTCTTTTAAATACCCAGGAAGCTACACAAAAGCCGGCAGAAGCAGTAAGAGTTTATCCCAACCCTGCGAAGGATCTTCTAACGGTGGAATTTCAGCAAAAGGTGAAGCAATTTAACGTTGAGATCAGTGACATGGCAGGAAATTCCGTTCTTAATGTTGAAAACATAGAAAAAATAAATACTTCAGGTCTTAAAAACGGAGTTTATATGGTAACCGTTAAGACAGAAAAAGGAAATACAACCAAAAAGATCATCATCAGTAAATAA
- a CDS encoding alpha/beta fold hydrolase → MSTLTLKDGTEIYYKDWGKGQAIFFHHGWPLSSDDWDAQMFFFLEQGYRVIAHDRRGHGRSEQTPYGHDMDTYASDVAEIVEALDLKDVIHVGHSTGGGEVIRYVAKHGNGRVAKAVLVSAVTPIMVQNENNPNGVPISVFDDIRNNTAKHRQQFFIDITFPFYGYNREGAKVSEGIQRNWWRQGMSGSIKAHYDCVKAFSETDFTEDLKSVDVPVLVMHGEDDQIVPFETTGKVAATLLKNGKLISYPGFPHGMPTTEAETINRDLLEFIKS, encoded by the coding sequence ATGAGCACACTTACATTAAAAGACGGAACTGAAATTTACTACAAAGACTGGGGAAAAGGACAAGCTATTTTCTTCCACCACGGATGGCCACTATCAAGTGATGATTGGGATGCACAAATGTTCTTCTTCCTTGAACAGGGGTACAGAGTAATTGCTCATGACAGAAGAGGACACGGAAGATCCGAGCAGACGCCTTACGGACATGATATGGATACTTATGCATCTGATGTCGCAGAAATTGTTGAAGCTCTGGATTTAAAAGATGTAATTCATGTAGGACACTCTACCGGAGGTGGTGAAGTGATCAGATATGTAGCAAAACATGGGAACGGAAGAGTTGCAAAAGCTGTTTTGGTAAGTGCTGTTACTCCTATTATGGTTCAGAATGAGAACAACCCGAACGGAGTTCCAATCTCTGTTTTTGATGATATCCGAAATAATACGGCAAAACACAGACAACAATTCTTTATTGACATCACTTTCCCTTTCTATGGATATAACAGAGAAGGGGCTAAAGTTTCTGAAGGAATCCAGAGAAACTGGTGGAGACAGGGAATGAGCGGTTCTATCAAAGCTCATTACGACTGTGTAAAAGCATTCTCAGAAACAGATTTCACTGAAGATCTTAAAAGCGTTGACGTACCAGTGTTAGTGATGCACGGTGAAGATGACCAGATTGTTCCTTTCGAAACCACCGGTAAAGTAGCAGCTACCCTGCTTAAAAACGGAAAACTGATTTCTTATCCTGGTTTCCCGCACGGGATGCCGACTACAGAGGCTGAAACCATTAACAGGGATCTTCTTGAGTTTATTAAGTCCTAA